From Psychrobium sp. MM17-31, the proteins below share one genomic window:
- a CDS encoding DMT family transporter codes for MFGTVLSFCLLAIGARELTGELSTFQVLFFRGLIGLAIVTVLIMATKDFTLFTTNRLKLHAARNSIHLIGQYGWFVGIALLPLAQVFALEFTVPLWTALIAAVSLGERLTGKKALSIVLGLIGVLIIVKPSTDAVDMASLIVLGVAVCYAVSHVATKSLASTEHPLTILYMMCVMQLPVVFLFSLDNWQWPTSVEWMWLTLIGITALSAHFCLAKAMATTEVTLVMIIDFLRLPAIGVVGVLLYNEAFELSLIVGALIMLLGNVWALSSKGKSVSS; via the coding sequence ATGTTTGGCACTGTGCTGTCCTTTTGCTTATTGGCGATTGGCGCGCGGGAGTTAACAGGGGAATTGAGTACTTTTCAGGTGCTATTTTTTCGCGGCTTAATCGGCTTGGCGATAGTGACTGTGCTCATTATGGCCACTAAGGACTTCACGTTATTTACCACCAACAGACTGAAACTTCATGCGGCGCGCAATAGTATTCATTTGATTGGTCAATACGGCTGGTTTGTCGGCATTGCGCTACTGCCATTGGCGCAGGTGTTTGCGTTGGAATTCACGGTTCCGTTATGGACAGCGTTAATTGCGGCGGTGTCTTTAGGGGAGCGGCTGACGGGCAAGAAAGCGTTATCTATTGTGTTGGGATTAATCGGTGTGCTGATTATCGTTAAGCCGTCGACTGATGCAGTCGATATGGCATCGTTGATTGTGCTTGGTGTGGCAGTTTGTTACGCGGTTTCTCATGTCGCCACGAAGTCACTTGCTAGTACTGAGCATCCGCTGACGATTCTATATATGATGTGTGTGATGCAGCTTCCCGTCGTATTTTTATTTTCGTTAGACAATTGGCAATGGCCGACGAGTGTTGAATGGATGTGGCTCACGCTTATTGGAATTACGGCACTGAGTGCGCATTTTTGTTTGGCTAAGGCCATGGCGACAACCGAAGTAACTCTGGTGATGATTATAGACTTCTTACGCTTGCCTGCCATTGGCGTTGTGGGCGTGTTGTTGTACAACGAAGCCTTTGAGTTGTCGCTGATTGTAGGCGCGCTTATTATGCTGCTAGGCAATGTGTGGGCACTATCGAGTAAAGGTAAGTCAGTTTCTTCGTGA
- a CDS encoding RDD family protein: MKKSKKKTKAQPEEQVQAQPARENHADFLRASFTRRLGALMYDSLVAMAVYAVAHFIGFIVVALLAQVNPSFCSDNTDIQRCVITSDVYSGYLIFAVCFFFIWFWTHGGQTLGMRAWRLKVQRMNGASITTLQAVIRLCTGFFGLGNIWLLSKNSEGMSLQDRMSGSEIVVLSPEANKIKNWRQL; this comes from the coding sequence ATGAAAAAATCGAAGAAAAAGACCAAGGCTCAACCTGAAGAACAAGTTCAAGCACAACCAGCTCGCGAGAATCATGCCGACTTTCTACGTGCTAGTTTTACCCGTCGTTTAGGCGCGCTCATGTACGACTCGTTAGTAGCCATGGCGGTGTATGCGGTAGCCCATTTTATTGGTTTTATTGTTGTTGCCCTATTAGCGCAGGTAAATCCGAGTTTCTGTAGCGACAATACTGATATTCAACGCTGTGTTATCACCAGTGATGTGTACTCGGGTTACTTAATCTTTGCTGTGTGTTTCTTCTTTATTTGGTTTTGGACGCACGGCGGTCAAACCCTTGGCATGCGTGCGTGGCGCTTAAAGGTTCAACGTATGAACGGCGCTTCAATTACCACCTTGCAAGCGGTTATTCGCTTGTGTACTGGTTTTTTCGGTTTAGGCAACATCTGGTTATTATCAAAAAATAGCGAAGGCATGAGCTTGCAAGATCGCATGTCAGGCTCTGAAATTGTAGTGCTTAGTCCTGAGGCTAATAAGATTAAGAACTGGCGTCAGCTATAA
- a CDS encoding DUF3833 domain-containing protein, with translation MRNFLATVIAWSIIGCSSPSLSDYQQTTPQLNLEEFFNGELTAYGMVLDRGGKLTRRFRADLVASWEADKGVIDEVFYFDDGEQSTRVWRLTKTAPNQYQGEAGDVIGIATGETSGSALYWQYDMTINVDGTDYQVTLDDWMYLLDDKRLFNKTDILKFGFKVGEIVLFIEKKGDS, from the coding sequence ATGCGTAATTTTTTAGCCACTGTTATCGCATGGAGTATTATTGGTTGTTCAAGTCCTTCGTTATCGGATTATCAGCAAACCACGCCGCAATTAAATTTAGAAGAATTCTTCAATGGTGAGCTGACCGCCTACGGCATGGTGCTCGATCGCGGTGGTAAACTGACGCGCCGTTTTAGAGCTGATTTAGTAGCGTCTTGGGAGGCTGACAAAGGTGTTATCGATGAAGTATTTTATTTTGACGACGGCGAGCAATCAACACGCGTTTGGCGTCTGACTAAAACCGCACCGAATCAATATCAAGGTGAAGCAGGGGACGTGATTGGTATTGCTACTGGCGAAACATCAGGATCAGCGCTTTATTGGCAGTATGACATGACAATAAACGTTGATGGCACCGACTATCAAGTGACGCTGGATGATTGGATGTATTTACTCGATGACAAACGCTTATTTAATAAAACCGATATCTTGAAGTTTGGTTTTAAAGTGGGAGAAATCGTGTTGTTTATAGAAAAGAAAGGCGACTCATAA
- a CDS encoding chalcone isomerase family protein, producing the protein MRSLLLVVSFLFSSIVIANQSLEKDSSSTSKISIEQKLQQLTKLGQGTMKVMFWKVYSAEFFTVNDGYQQNVYPQALKITYLRDIDGEDLVTATDEQWQHLKIDKAQRAPWITLLQPIFPNVTDGDSIVLYVDKQRRSQFYFKPKGGEIKPIGEITNPEFGPAFLAIWLSENTSRPKFRRKLLGASS; encoded by the coding sequence ATGCGTAGTCTTTTATTGGTTGTGAGCTTCTTGTTCTCATCAATTGTAATAGCAAATCAATCACTGGAAAAAGATTCATCGTCGACATCCAAAATAAGCATTGAACAGAAATTGCAGCAATTGACCAAGCTTGGCCAAGGCACCATGAAAGTCATGTTTTGGAAGGTGTATAGCGCTGAGTTTTTCACGGTAAACGATGGCTATCAGCAAAACGTTTACCCACAAGCCCTCAAAATAACTTACTTGCGCGATATCGACGGTGAAGATCTCGTTACTGCAACAGACGAGCAATGGCAGCACCTTAAGATTGATAAGGCGCAACGCGCGCCTTGGATAACCTTGTTACAACCGATTTTTCCAAATGTTACCGATGGTGACAGCATAGTGCTATACGTCGATAAACAGCGTCGTTCTCAGTTTTATTTTAAGCCTAAAGGCGGTGAGATAAAGCCAATCGGCGAGATTACTAATCCGGAATTTGGCCCGGCATTTCTGGCCATTTGGTTATCAGAAAACACCTCGCGGCCTAAATTTCGTCGCAAATTGTTAGGAGCATCCTCATGA
- a CDS encoding DUF2878 domain-containing protein — MRLFWIINAALFQLCWWSAALFSQRAVLIMSATLILHLALSPTKLDDLKLLPLALIGIVVDQLLISFGVIDVKQSMIPIWLVLLWIILTWSLNHSLSWLSNIKLWQVAILGGVLGATSYLAAIELGAISTPLTLTVFTMIEAIIWCGLLPALCVLRQRLIDTHRKEKQGYA, encoded by the coding sequence ATGCGACTGTTTTGGATTATTAACGCCGCATTATTTCAGCTTTGCTGGTGGAGCGCCGCGCTATTTAGCCAACGTGCAGTACTCATTATGAGTGCTACGCTCATTCTCCACCTTGCGCTGTCTCCCACTAAATTAGATGACTTGAAGCTTTTGCCATTAGCGCTAATCGGCATTGTAGTAGATCAGTTGCTGATTAGTTTTGGCGTGATTGACGTTAAGCAGTCGATGATTCCCATATGGCTTGTTTTACTGTGGATCATTCTTACGTGGAGCTTAAACCATAGCCTGTCTTGGCTTAGTAATATCAAGCTGTGGCAAGTGGCCATCTTGGGCGGCGTGTTGGGAGCGACTAGTTATTTGGCGGCGATAGAATTAGGTGCTATTTCAACCCCATTAACGCTAACTGTTTTTACAATGATCGAAGCTATTATTTGGTGCGGTTTGTTGCCAGCGCTGTGTGTGCTTCGCCAACGACTTATAGATACTCATCGTAAGGAGAAACAAGGTTATGCGTAG